ATGGATGCTTTGTTAATCTCTAATGCAGATCCCGATACAATCGAGATATTTTATGATTCTGAAGTTTTGGATGGCGTATCAATAAACCATGCTATGCCCCAGCCATCCGCAGAACTTAGATGCGACGGCGACTTAAGCGGTCTTGAAGATGGCAATTGGATTTATATTTATGATCCCTTTACACAAACAGGGGAATTTTTTGAGATTTCTCATGTTCAAGCTGCGGCAGGACATATTCAACATAACACCATGGCGCTTTCGAGATGTTACCCGGTAGGAAGCCTGGTAATTAGAATGAATGGTTTTAAATACTATATCGATAACACCACAGATTCTCAACATCCAAAACTGATGATTGCCCGGAATCACCAACAGCCGCAGATTTATGCCGACAACATCATCGACCTTCAATTCCGATATGTTTTGTCATCCGGCGCTATTGTCGATGTGCCGCCTATAGCTGAGATGATTAGAGAAGTAATTATTAATGTGTCAGCCAGAACGGACCGGGCAGATAACGAGTTTGAAACACCTTATAGAACGCGCGCATTGCAGACAAGAGTTAAAGTCAGAAATCTTGGCATCGGTTAAGCATAGAATAATTAAATGTTGATTTTATAAATGTGTCAGGATGTTCGCCTTGGGCGAATATCCTGATACTTTGTGCTGCCCTCGGGATGTCATCCGCAAGAGCGGATTGTCATCACATCACCCTCACGGATTAATCTTAGCCGATTTTAGCCCCTGAATCCATATCGCTGTCAATGGTTAGCAATACCATCTTGTCTTTCTTGCTGGCGGCTAAAAGCATGCCATTGGATTTGACGCCCCTGATTTGAGCCGGTTCAAGGTTAATAACAACGACTATTTTCTTGCCTATCATCTCTTCGGGTTTATAGGTTTTGGCTATGCCGGCGACTATTTGACGTTGTTCTTGGCCTATTTTGATTTGCAGCTTAAGAAGCTTATCGGTTCCCTTCACTTTCTCGGCAGAGATTACTTCAGCAACTCTTAATTTGAGTTTTTTAAAATCATCGAAAGTGATGAATTCCTCTTTTTTTGCCGAAGGGGCATCTTTTTCGGGTTTGGATTTTTTCAGACGCGGGAAAAGACTGTCGCCTTTCTGTATTGATGTTCCCGGCTGCAAGTTTCCCCATACTTTTAATTCACCCGAAAACAGTTTGTTGCCTGATGAGTGTCCTAACTGTTTTACTATTTCAGCCGCTTTATTTGGAATAATCGGAGACAGATACGCGGCGGCATTTAATAAAGCCTCGGCGGAGTTATACAATACTTCATCAAGCTTTTCGTTCTGGTTATTCTTTACCAACTCCCACGGCTTATTCTGTTCGATGTATTTATTTACCGAACGGATAAACTGCATGATATTCTCAACAATCTTATTGAGCTTGAAATCTCTGAGGTCTTGCGGAATCTCTTTATGTATATTGAGCCAGTTAAACGGAACATCTTTAATCTCGCCATTAATATCATAGGGCGGATTGGGAATTTTGCTATCACAGTATGAGGCTATCATCTTTAGTGTTCGCGATAGCAAGTTCCCCAGATCATTGGCTAAATCGGAATTGTATCTTTGAACAAAGCTTTCCTCCGAATAGTTGGAATCATGACCGATTGTCATCTCTCGAACCAGATAAAAACGAAACGGATCGACGCCGTATTTTTCTTTCAAATCAAGC
The Candidatus Zixiibacteriota bacterium DNA segment above includes these coding regions:
- a CDS encoding prepilin-type N-terminal cleavage/methylation domain-containing protein translates to MGKISNNKGVTLIELLISALISSVVISSAMSLYLTQHKQMIVQDQISDMQHNIRASIQELGDKIKMAGYNVPSGMDALLISNADPDTIEIFYDSEVLDGVSINHAMPQPSAELRCDGDLSGLEDGNWIYIYDPFTQTGEFFEISHVQAAAGHIQHNTMALSRCYPVGSLVIRMNGFKYYIDNTTDSQHPKLMIARNHQQPQIYADNIIDLQFRYVLSSGAIVDVPPIAEMIREVIINVSARTDRADNEFETPYRTRALQTRVKVRNLGIG
- the metG gene encoding methionine--tRNA ligase; translation: MQKFYITTPIYYVNDKPHIGHAYTTILADVLAGYHRLLGYPTYFLTGTDEHGQKVQDSALAKNITPQKHCDLYAKRFKDTWKELNIKNDDFIRTTQKRHKKIVVSILEKVYQSKTDDGKPLIYEDNYEGWYCKHEERYWTEKDLIDGNCPDCGRPVQKLSEKNYFFRMSYYQQWLIDYINANPEFIQPDFRRNEVLGFLKQPLGDLCVSRPKSRLSWGIELPFDKDYVCYVWFDALINYISAIGYDPKTDKFEKEWWPAVNLIGKDILTTHAVYWPCMLKAIGVELPKTIFAHGFWIQAGAKMSKSLGNVINPLDLKEKYGVDPFRFYLVREMTIGHDSNYSEESFVQRYNSDLANDLGNLLSRTLKMIASYCDSKIPNPPYDINGEIKDVPFNWLNIHKEIPQDLRDFKLNKIVENIMQFIRSVNKYIEQNKPWELVKNNQNEKLDEVLYNSAEALLNAAAYLSPIIPNKAAEIVKQLGHSSGNKLFSGELKVWGNLQPGTSIQKGDSLFPRLKKSKPEKDAPSAKKEEFITFDDFKKLKLRVAEVISAEKVKGTDKLLKLQIKIGQEQRQIVAGIAKTYKPEEMIGKKIVVVINLEPAQIRGVKSNGMLLAASKKDKMVLLTIDSDMDSGAKIG